A single region of the Lotus japonicus ecotype B-129 chromosome 4, LjGifu_v1.2 genome encodes:
- the LOC130712554 gene encoding uncharacterized protein LOC130712554, whose amino-acid sequence MSNLAKLEFVALDITGKNYLSWVLDAEMHLDANDLGDAIKEGNTASNQIKAKAMIFLRHHLHEALKVEYLTIKDPLVLWKNLKERFDHQKTVILPKTRYDWLHLRLQDFKSVSEYNSALFRITSQLKLCGENVSDADMLEKTFSTFHASNVVLQQQYRERGFTKYSELISCLLVAEQNNELLMKNHESRPTGSAPFPEANVATYNHNTRGRGRGRGQIRGRGRGRGNGHRRDHGRVPINNSSHQKWKNNGENERNKGGQNNRHVESSCLRCGGKGHWVTCFNVEEQPFHGDL is encoded by the coding sequence ATGTCCAACCTTGCAAAGCTTGAATTTGTGGCTCTTGATATCACTGGAAAAAATTACCTGTCTTGGGTGTTAGATGCTGAAATGCACTTAGATGCAAATGATCTTGGAGATGCTATTAAAGAAGGAAATACTGCATCTAACCAAATCAAAGCCAAGGCTATGATCTTCCTCCGGCACCACCTTCATGAAGCTCTAAAGGTTGAATACCTCACAATAAAAGACCCACTTGTTCTCTGGAAAAATCTAAAAGAAAGGTTTGACCATCAAAAGACCGTGATTTTACCTAAAACTCGGTATGATTGGCTACATTTGCGCTTACAAGATTTTAAATCTGTAAGTGAGTATAATTCTGCTCTGTTCAGAATTACTTCTCAAttaaagctatgtggagaaaaTGTAAGCGATGCTGATATGTTAGAAAAAACATTCTCCACATTTCATGCATCAAATGTGGTCTTGCAGCAGCAATATCGAGAAAGAGGCTTCACAAAGTACTCTGAGTTAATCTCTTGCCTTCTCGTTGCTGAACAGAATAATGAGCTGCTCATGAAGAATCATGAATCTCGACCTACTGGCAGTGCTCCATTCCCTGAAGCGAATGTTGCAACTTATAATCATAATACTCGTGGTCGAGGTCGAGGTCGTGGTCAGATTCGAGGCCGTGGTCGTGGTCGTGGCAATGGCCATAGACGTGACCATGGAAGAGTACCAATAAACAATTCTTCACACCAGAAGTGGAAGAATAATGGAGAAAATGAAAGGAACAAGGGTGGTCAAAATAATAGACACGTTGAAAGCTCATGTCTTCGTTGTGGTGGCAAAGGACATTGG